In the Arachis stenosperma cultivar V10309 chromosome 8, arast.V10309.gnm1.PFL2, whole genome shotgun sequence genome, taaataatagtaAAGTTTAATTAATCTTGGTTGACTTAGGTCATTTTGATGTAGAGCAGTTTTGAGGAGCACAGATTCATGCATTTGGTAGTTACTTTGATCTCTTGATTTGAAGTTTTGAATTGGAATTAtgaaagaaaaagtaaagaCTTTGTTATAACCATCTTATTTCTTTCATAAAACATCAATTAAATTGGGttagtttaattaaattttaaataataagaaCTAAACTTTCAGTATCTCAAtttagataaacataataaataaataatagtttAGACTTTAGATGCCAGTATCTTATATGAACTTAAGATTTAAACGAATCTTATTGCACTTTAATCAACTACACAAAACTTGaacttcaaatttattttagagAAACAAGTGTTGTGtgcttaaatttattttaaaccaTCTAAGTAATTAAGTGGGGATGGCCCTAAGTAATTAAATTTTCatgtttaaatttattttaaaccaCCTAAGTAATTAAGTGGGGATGGCCCTAAGTAATTAAATTTCCATGTCTTGTTTTGTACTATGTTTTTGCCAAATCTAGATTTTGTTAGTTGGACACTAATGTCAGTCTTCACTATTATTGAGTGGTGTCTGGCTATATCTAGCCTCACCTAAAAATTTTGTATCATTACCAAACATTTAAGACGACACAGGAAAGTGATAGTACCCTGAAAAATAAAGCACTTAATTAGTGGTAAAATTAGGTCAGATCAGATTTTATCCGTAATAGATTATGCCTATGATAAAGTTTATTGGTCTGAATTTGATCTATAATTTATTGGAAATTATTTATTGAATACTAAAGTTGGTCTGTTAACAAAATCAATCTAACtaaaaatctattaaaaaaatttgataattttaaaaaataaaaaagataaaataagtaaaataaaaaatattatcagtatttaaaattattagcaTTGACAGTAGGTGTAACAATGCTACTTTCACAACTCCCTAGATTGACGATAGTGAAAGATCCAAGATTCCTCCTAGGCGGAGAGACATTAGCATTGTTGTTTGCATTCTCAGTCATGTTGAGTGCAAATTCTTCTTCAACTGCCTCTTcgatttcttcttcaattttgaGTTTGTTTCCTTAGTTGTCAAAGAGTTTTTTCGATCTTTGGATTGTACTGAAGATGTTCTTTATCCTTATTATTCTGCATATACAAAAACaacaagaaaatcaaattgGATTTTTTTCACCGGTAAaactaaaatagtaaaaaaataaaagctaaAGAAATGAAAAGTCAAATTTAGGTAATCAATTAATTggtagtttgttaatcacaattagTCTCCGACAACGGTGTTAAAAACTTGCTCGTAGAATTTTGAataccacaaactaaccggcaagtgcaccgagtcgtatcaagtaataactTACGGTGAGTGAGTGTCGATTCCACGAGAACTAACGGATTAAGCAAGCAATGGTCAATTGATTAATCTAGTCAGACAATTAAATCGGGGTTTCAGAAAACTTTATTGATGACAATGAATTAATTAAAAGCAAACGGTAAATGTTAAAAGATAATATGAAAAAAGAAAGTTAAGGTTTTAGAGATGTTAAAACTTCTGAATCAATAATTTTTACTCCCGACCTTGATCATGCAATGATACCTCAATGGCAAATCACTAGTAATAAAAAATCCAATCCCTTGgagattcaatttctctttaaccTAATTAATTGCTAAGTATTCCTTAGTCAATTACTTAAGAAAAGAGTTGAAGAACGTTCACTAATTTATAAAGTCACACAATTCATAAGCATCTCCCTCAGTTGATTTTATGTCACTTATCAAGTCTAATTTCAAAACTTAAGAGTTATGAGAATcagttttcaagcttaattcaATTAATCAACTTTTTCAAGAAGTTAAAAACTTTTTCAAGAACTTTTCCAATATATTCAAACCcgttaggatgaagaataaaaatattttcttaacaagaaaTCAATGCATAAATCAAAGGTAGAAAAGCTCAAACATTAATCTATGGAGtcaacagagctcctaaccttaaccaagaAGAATTAGTTGCTCATGTTCTTCAAGAAGTCTTAAATTCTTCAAAAGTAAAAGCTGCCTAAAATAAAAGATGATCCCCGAGAAGATTCTGCCCTCTCTCTTAATTACTAAAcctaaaaataaattcaaattcaaatcctgaaactaaattaaaactaaataaaaaacaaatctctttcataatttctttctttcctgcaaagATCTCGTTTTTATCTGCTTGCAATCTTCAATTAATGTCATCATTAGTGGGATTTTGATTAACCAAGTGAATAATGAAAAGTTGGAAGTTTAGTGGCCTGAATTGAGATTTTGGAAGGTGTCCAACTATCTGCGTTGTACGTGAAGCCTccttgatggcccaaatcgagATCGGAAAAAGCATGGTGCCATTGAGCTCGAGGAGATGGAGATTGAGGAGAACCGAGATCGAGGATGAAAATTGAGATCGAAGATCGAGATCTTGCTTAAGGATCGAAATCGAGATTGAGGATGAGGTCGAGGATATGATGTAGTGCTTCGATTCTCGAATGGATTCATTCGAAAATCGCGTGCCTAATCGGAACGCGCGAGGCCTTTGGCTTCCAAAAAGTGGTCAATTTCTTCTCGATTTTTTGCTGTTTTCTTTCCAAAGTTTCCTTTAGTTAATGAATTCAACTAATCAAAGCAATGTTCTTAAAATCCTAAAAGTCATTGTTTATTCGACATGAATTTTTAGTAAATTGTTAATAAATCGATTGAGATAAAGAAGGAAAAACACCAAAGATGCGGATACATTAATCACCAAGTAAAGAAACTGCACTCTAAGGAGATAGcctctgtaaaagttgtttggAGAAACTATTTAGCAAAAGAAGCAATTTCGGAAACTGAGGATGCCATGCGCGACAAGTATTCTTACTTATTTGGGTCGAAAGGTAATTATCACAGCTATAATAGTATATGAGTTCGAAATTCGAAGACCAAATTTTTTAAAGGCGAGAGAATGTtataactgaaaaaaaaaataaagaaagggCACGTGAAAAACATGTGACCCCGCTTatccttttaaattttttttcctccCCCCTCCCCTTCCCCCCGCCTTCTTAGCCTCATTTctcccctcttttttttttatctctttccCCTTCTCATCTCCTTCTTTTGCAATCTCACACATAACACCATCAAGTTTGCTTTATCttacttttttctctttctctattctatttatttaaatCTTACTTCTCACAACTTTAAATAATAGAGTTTCAGTTTTAATGAGTGAAGGAAGCATTCAATTTTTGACTTTCGGTTATTATTAAGACTTTAAGGTAACTCTTGACTTAATAATTAGCTATATCTCTAATTTTTGTCATCCAATACTTGTGGATatactaaaatatgaaattaGGGTTATTAGGTTAGAAAATTTTGGGCTTTTATCAAATTGAGTAAAATTGTGTTAATCGACAAGATTATTTGAtcacaaatattattattgtcaTGTTTCTAGAGTTGTAGAGTAACGCGATTAGAGTTGCTTCCGATTTTTTAGAACCAAGTTGTGAGTAGATATTATgtctataattatttttaagtgtattattatcaataattaaattgaatcattatttttcacatttaaaaatatttgattgttgtgatttttgaattattggaatgaatattaatttttaaaaaactcataattttataaaaatacacacGAGACGatattcatatattttataaagcatacatttttttatttgattttgttaaattttaattaaatttttagtatgcattcttatatattttatttattatgaaatttAGTAATATGTTACAAGTATTAGAAATTTgttatacatgaattggtttggATTGGTTTGGGAGACTCGGACTAGAAAACCATAATTAACGGCGGTTATGACATTAATTTAGATACGTCTGACTCAGACCTCAGCTAGCATAGTCGTTACTAGCCCAACGTGTAGGTCACACGTTGAATCTGTTATATCGTATGAGCACATTGGAGGAAAGGGCTATCCTTAGAGATAGAGCTGCCCAAGTGTGTggtatttgattttatttgacTTCTGAAATGAGAACTCCCATTTCAGTTCATTCatttaattacttattttttttatttacgtaTTTACCTAATATGAATTTCTTATAGCTAAAAAAGAAATATAACTTTTAAGATAAAATTTGTATGATATTGTATGGATTATAGATATAATATTTGTTCACTGATGAGTTGCAAAACTCACCTTATTATATTCTCATATTTTTTAGATACAGGTGTAAATCTAGGTTCCGTTCTACCCGTCCCACAGTAGGTTTTAGTCATTTCGGTGAGCCATTCTTTTATCAAAGGGTTACATTCGTATGTAATGAAAACTTTGCACAAAAATCTAAATTATGTCAATATTTTCTATGTCACAGGCAGGGTTCTCACGTAGATTATGTTATTTTGAATCTCAAATTGTTTAGATAGTAATTATAATTTggttatataaaatttatagatTCAACTATATGCTTTAGTTATCAACTTAGTATATATAATGTGACTTTTGATATATTTGGTTTGTAAATATATTTACAATATGATGCCATTGTTGttagaaataaatatttattattaatttaaaaggaTAATATTCAATTAGTAAGGTCTTAGAGATAGAAGAGACTGTccatttttttgtaaatttagTTGGTTGGCTTGCTGAGGAAGTTGTTCTTCAAGCACCAGTCATGAATTGGTTGGAGCCATAACATATCCTTTGTATTGAGTCTCCTGAGAATAATGAACCATGTAAGGAGATCTACTCTAGGGGGCACCATTTCTTTCCACATATTAGTAGACAAATTATACATGTTATAATCAATATCCTTACACTTATCCTTGTATACCACATTGAGGAAAGACTTGACTGAGTATTTTCCATGTTTTTCATGCTTCTAAACCAATTTATCAACTCTTCTATCCCTCATAATTCCCTTAGACAGGACCAACATCagtttcttcaatttcttgtttaAAACAGTCTTAATCAACACAAGCTTTCTGGCTTTTGATAATTATTTGCCCTTCCAACCTTTCAATCTCTCCTCCACCTCTTAATCACTAGTTTCCAAGTATCTATGTGCTTGGGATTTGCTCCTAAAGGAACGCCTAAGTATTTGATTGGCAGTTTTGCCTCCATACAACCTAACATTGCACAtgccttttttattttctcactATGATTTGATCAAAATCAACCAAGATCTATCTATAGTTAGCAATTGTATCAACATGAAAAGGGCAAAATAGAATTGTATCATCTGCAAAATTATAAGTGAGACAATTTTACTGTATCCTTTTCCACCTCAAGTGGTTTAAGATGTTCCTTTATGCATAACCTACACAGCATTTTATTCAAGACTTCACCAACAAGAACCCTTGACATAATTCCCTTTGTAGATCgaaaggctttgttgttgtgtTGTGAGTTCTAATACTTTATCAACAAAAACCACCGAATTTTGTCGTACACCTTCTAAACGTCAAGCTTAACCAACTATGTTGGTTGCATTGATTTGTTCAGCCAATGCACTGCCTCGCAGGCTATCAACGCTCCATTTACAAATGCAGACTGAACCTCCCTTACCGAATTCGCATCAATGGCTAAGCACCTAACCATGTTTATGGATCTATAATCCCTTAGCTCCTTTGTGCCACCTTTCTTATGGGCTAAGCAACTCATGTTAGATTCGCTTCAGCAAAGAACTCATGTACCGTGTTGCAAGAGTCATCCTCTAATTCACTTGAAATTGAAGTTTTCCCTAGTAGGCATTCTCTCAATCTGTACTGCATCCATAGCACCAATTGATTCTAGCAATGACTTGTCAAAACTCACATTTAGGCCTTGTTCCTCCTCATATAACCTCTTATAGAACCTCCAAATCTCCTTATAGCATTTCCTATTCCTCTCATACCATACCTCCACCATGTTTCTAATTGTCTCCCCTCTTGCCACTAAGCACTCATCAATGTTTCCCCTCATCCAGCTTGCTCCATTCCTCCTTCAACCACGCATCAAGAGAAAGGAATGGCTTTGGCCCCCCAAGTAATGCACAGTGATCAGATAGAGCCCGAGGAAAGTTTTGATTTGTAATCAGTCCTTGAACATAGCCATCAAAGATACATAAATCACCAGAGAAACCATATGACACTATTATATTAACAATTCCGCTACGTTCCTGAAATAATCACAATGTCCCCTAATAAAAACTCCAGTACTGTTGCCACTCTAGCAAGAATAGCCACACCTATGGATTTTTCTTGAATCACTTCCCTCATAAACACTTTATCACATCCTCAAAATTTTCACGATAGCCCCCACTGCAAACATGTTACAGTGCCACACAGCCTCTATTCTAATTACTTTTTTGAACTATAATGAATACTTATAAGTCAAATTCCTAACAATAAGATTGAGGTAGATAGTGACATTGAGACAAAAATACGaacaataataatcataacaaCAATACATTAAGTAAATAATCATAATTTGCTTACAACAGTGACAATGTATTTTAAGGACAATTATTACAGTCTATAAATTCCTAATAAtaatgtattttaaatattgaaaaatGTTAAGTGCCTTGCGTGTTACATTTTCTTTACTATAATGATACAACATTAGTAAAAAACAGTGAACTTTACTAATTTATCCTTACCACAAAAACTAAGATAAGGTTTCTTTTTGTGGAGAGTTTCAAATGTCGGGATCTATATTTTCTTGTGAAGAATCTTCTTTGACGAAAATCTCAGTTGGTTCAAGGCACCCTCTTAATGTGTCATGACCAAGTTGTGCTCTTTCATTGTCTCCAAATCCAAATATCCTTCCACTGCTTGTGATTGCCACTGTATGATACAATCCAGTGCTAATTTGTGAAACATGGTGAGTTTTTAAGGTATCCAAGATTCTTGGCTTCAAGATTTTATCATATACCCCTCTGTCGAGAAATCCCAGGCTGCCGAATCCCATCGAACCAAAGCCATAGACTGAACCAGAATCAATTAGCACAAAAGTTTTCCTCTTTCTTGCACAGACCTGCAAGTAACAATAAACACTTAATGATATGAAAATGAATCAAAATACGTCACTTTTCAGATAATCTTGTCATAGAGTGTTTAAAAAAATGCAATACCTGAACAGCCAAGTGATTCTTAAGACCGGTCACAATCTCGGGGGTAGTTTTCTCAATCTCGTCCCCAAGGCCAAGAGCACCACAGTATCCCTTGCCCCACGTATATACCTGGCCGCCATCAATAACCAATAATTAGTACAATTCTTGCAAGAACTTCAATTATGGAACCCAGCCACAACAAACAGAAATGTCTAATAAAACTCACGAATCCATTTGAATCAAGTGCCACTGCATGCTCATCCCCGGCAGATACACGGACAACATGAATACCTTTTCTTCTAAACTTCTGTATAGCACGTGGCAGAAACTCATTATGTTGCTCCCCATGACCAAGGCAGAAGTTAGCCCCCGACCCGAAGGAGTATACAGCTCCGTTCACTGTTACAGCTAAGATATAGCTTGGTCCAGCAGCAATCTGAACAACAGGATCTGCATTACCAAGGACTTCAATCATTTTTGGAGTTGGTCTGTCCTGAGAGTCACCATGGCCAAGTTGGCCATGCGAATTGGTTCCACATGTATAAACATGACCTTGTCTAGTGAGGAAGACTGTGAAGTTAAGCCCTGCTGCAACCTGAGACATCTTTTCATACTTCAATATTTTTACAAGGGATCTTAGGGAGGCAGGCTTCATGGAACaataaaaaacagaaaacagTGGAATTGAAAAGGAACAGTAAGGGAGGGAGATGTATAATTGAATTATGTATGTTCGACTGAAACAGTATAGTTTGATACGACTAGAAAGAACCCCTTACTAAGTATAGCACAGTGGTGGAACATCTTATGCCTATTACTACTTGAACGTACAGTTATTGAGATTAGTCATAAGACTTGCCAGTATATATTAACTTGAAACAACACAATTTCTCaaatatatgtatgtatatatattataatcCGCTTCCATAAGAGTCCCCTAAAATAACTTGGTTAAGGCTTAACAATTGTTCTCGTGATAtctaaaacaaaaagaaacaaaacaaaagaagatTATGAATATTCAAATCAAAGTGAGGTTTGAGATGACCAATTCGTTCTTGTGATAAAAAAGTGAGGCTACTTATCTCATGAAATCAACAGTTGCATTCAATAAGCTACAAAATCTTTCAACTCATTGAACATCTATGATCAACAAAGCATACTATTCTGATAGCAATTTGAATTTTACCTGCTTGCAAGGGACTCCCTTCAGGGATTCAACAAGACGTGGCCTGGAAATCGGTCGGCTTGTATCGCTATGGCCACAGCAAGAAGATGAATTATCTCCACATGTGAATACCTGCGCCAGTAGTAAAGTCTCATTTTAATATTGGAAACTAGAATTAATCATGTAACAATAGAAAACCATCCTTTTCAGTTCCACGAAATTTTCTTCAAATACATGATGAGAAATACATATCTTTGACAAGAACATTTGCTTCTTTATGATCTACATATTCTAATATCTTGTGCTTTTAGGTGTTAAGCACAAAATGGTTTTAATGATATCACCAATATATTTTTGGTCTTTAACTGAGGAAAAAGCACATGCTTGTCCAAAACTTACAATGTATTAGTTCATAATAGCAGGAAATATAGCCATCAAATTCTTGAAAACTTCACTATGAGCTTATGATGTTATTCCAAAGAAACCAACTAAACCATGAAATCAAGATGTTTTGTGCAAGCCCAATAATAGTTTTGATTACAATCAATTCAAGATACATTTTATGTTCCATAGTTCATACCAATGCACCATCATGAAACAAAACTAATTAAATAGAGGTTAAGCTGTCACAAACCTCTCCAGATTGCATAACAAAAGCTGCATGATTAAAGGAGGCTGATACATGAACTACACGTGCCAAAGGTGGGAAACTTATCCGGGTAAATGCTACGCATTGTGTTTCAGTCCCTTGACCAAGTACACCAGATAATCCAGAGCCACAAGAGTAGACAGAGGAATTGCTGATCAACAGGGTGTGATACTTTCCAGTTGTAATTTGCATCTGccattaaattgaattttatcaGTAACAGCTCTCCATTTATTCTATAAAAAGCACAATAAGAACACCAATACTAGTGCAAGTAACAAAGAACAACATAactattcaaattaatttttattcttaaaacaTCATTGCAATGTTGTGAGTGCTATGAAAAGTAAGTTTGTAATATTCAAAATTCCAGCTtcatttccttctcttttctaaTTCTTTCGCAAGTGAATTATTTCATACTTATCACAGTATTAACACAGAGAGAAAGTCAAGGAAATGTGCTAAACCATGCAAAGAGAAAATATCCTCAGCCTTCAGAGATTCCCTACGTGATCATATTCAAAGATGACAACATTTAATTCAACTAAGTAAACAATAAACCATTAACAAAACATCAATTTTCTGAACATCAAAACAGAAGTTCATTCTATGATACAATGAAAATAGTACATTGCCTGCTGATGTCTCCACCATCTCAGAGGATTGTTCAACAGACTGTAAGAACCTCAAGACCCGCTTCCAATTTGCGCCGCATCGATCATACAACTCCTTCTGAGAATTTAAACTCGTCTTAGAGTAGATAATATGGGAGGCACACAACTGAAATGCAGCAAAGTCCACCAATGAACTAAACTTGAATGGATACAATCCATGGCTACCACCAAAAGTTTTTGAAGTAAGCTCCAAGCAAGCAAGGTCTATTGCACTTAACCTTCCCGAGCACAGAATCTCTAAGATCAAGTGTGAAGGTAACTCTTCAATGGAAACAGGCCTAAAGCGATCCACCATAATTAACAGTTTTCAGTTTTCACTCTTTCACAcacttttttctccttttttttaagTCTCTCTCCAAAGAAAAACTAACTTTGAATAGAAGTTTCAAACAATTTGCAGGGAAATTCCAAAGTGTGACACAGCAACCCCTCCTTGAACAAAAGCATCAAATTTTGAGACGAAATCTCAGGCAATTGAAGCAGCATATGAAGAACACATccgaaggaagaagaaaaacatGGGAGATTGAGT is a window encoding:
- the LOC130944755 gene encoding ultraviolet-B receptor UVR8, whose product is MVDRFRPVSIEELPSHLILEILCSGRLSAIDLACLELTSKTFGGSHGLYPFKFSSLVDFAAFQLCASHIIYSKTSLNSQKELYDRCGANWKRVLRFLQSVEQSSEMVETSAGNMQITTGKYHTLLISNSSVYSCGSGLSGVLGQGTETQCVAFTRISFPPLARVVHVSASFNHAAFVMQSGEVFTCGDNSSSCCGHSDTSRPISRPRLVESLKGVPCKQVAAGLNFTVFLTRQGHVYTCGTNSHGQLGHGDSQDRPTPKMIEVLGNADPVVQIAAGPSYILAVTVNGAVYSFGSGANFCLGHGEQHNEFLPRAIQKFRRKGIHVVRVSAGDEHAVALDSNGFVYTWGKGYCGALGLGDEIEKTTPEIVTGLKNHLAVQVCARKRKTFVLIDSGSVYGFGSMGFGSLGFLDRGVYDKILKPRILDTLKTHHVSQISTGLYHTVAITSSGRIFGFGDNERAQLGHDTLRGCLEPTEIFVKEDSSQENIDPDI